The sequence below is a genomic window from Acanthochromis polyacanthus isolate Apoly-LR-REF ecotype Palm Island chromosome 14, KAUST_Apoly_ChrSc, whole genome shotgun sequence.
ACTTTGAGAGAGATCGGAGCATTGCATCACTGACTGTTGCCCCAGAGAAGAGGTGTACTTTCAGTCTGCCTATGGGtgttcaggtgtctgtgtggAAGGCTGATCTCACCAAATTCAAAGTGGATGCAGTTGTGAATGCTGCAAATTCACATCTACAGCATTGTGGTGGCCTTGCCCAAGCTCTGTCTGAGGCTGGTGGTCCCAGAATCCAGAAAGAGTGTGATGATTATGTCAATAAACATGGTAAATTAGAAACAGGAGACGCTATGATCAGTGGTGCTGGGACACTACAATGCAACAAGATAATTCATGCTGTGGGTCCAGATCTATCAAAGTATCCTACCAAGTCTGAGATGTCACAAGCTAAATCGCTGCTGGAGAAGGCCATCAAGAGCATTCTTAACAAGGTTAAGGAAAATAATTTGAAGACAGTTGCCATTCCTGCTATTAGCTCTGGGCTGTTCCACTACCCGCTGCCAGAATGTGCCGACACCATAGTGTCAACTGTGAAGCGTTACTATCAGAGTTCTTACTCTAAAGGACATCGTCTTAAAGAAATCTTCTTTGTGAACCAcgatgagcccacagtgaaggaAATGGAGAGAGCGTGCCATCAGATACTTGCAAACCAAAAGCCTATGAGTTACAGTCAAGCAACAGGAAGCGCATCCAGAGGTCCTGCCAACACCCCACCTCCTACAGTCCAGATTGGAAAAGTCCTTCTGAAATTGAGGAAGGATAAACTTGAAGAACAACAGGTAAATCTGTTATGTTTCTTTATTAtgtcaatttttatttttatttttactgattttattaaatttaatgTGGATAGCTGCTTGTTTGACTTGTTATTTACAGTACAGTATATTAATATGTGTTTCAGGTTAAACATTGTTGTGATCCAAGAGGGTGTTTAGATTTTGGGGGACTTCTAAATCTGACAACAGTCTGTACTCCTGTTCTAATCCTTTAATATTTACTCTTCTTTTTCATGCCCCCTCAGACAGATATCATTGTGAACACTGCATCACCAGATGGAAACCTGAGCTCGGGTCGAATCTCCGGAGTTTTATTGCAGAAAGCTGGTGATGGAATGCAAAAAGAAATGGATAAGGCTCATAAGAATGGCCAAGTCATTCCTACAAAATCCTACAAGCTGCCATGTAAAGAAGTGTATCACACTTTTTGCATTGAGAAGTGGCACCATAAAGCAAATGAGGTACAGTAATAATCTGTCAAGAGACTTTTTAACAGTCCATATTATGCTGTAACTATATCCAATTTAGATTAGGTCTGTTCACTCTCAAATAATGTTTAAGAGAATTCAAGAGTTAGTTCCTTGATGACAGTAAGTAATACTGTAATaaatattactattactactctATATTTTGCTTAGGTATGTCTGTGCTTCTGTCCACATATTGATTCATTTCAGATCCTTTTCAATTCTGTATTGGAATGTTTACAAAGAGCAGCGGCAAGTCGACACAAGTCAATCGCTTTTCCTGCCATCGGCACTGGAGCCCTCGGCTTTACCAAACCAGAATCTGCCAGGATCATGTTGGATGCAGTGGCTCTTTTCGCCCGATCGTGTCAAAGGATGATGGAAGTtcactttgtcatatttccatatGACGATGACACATTTCAGGTTGTGTTTCAGAACACGTCGTGATTTACATTGATATTAAGATACTAAAATTGCAATGTCATAAATAAGTATCATTGATATTTCCCTTCATCTGTTCGATGGAAAGTGGTTATGTTTTTACTGTAGTGTGAAACACTCCTCACACCTTCTGAGAAATGCCGATATGTCCAGTTAAGCTACCAGTGCTCTGTAACTAAGTGAAATGCTGTTTATGCTTTATAATTTGTCTCATACGaatactctgtgtgtgtgtgtgtgtgtgtgtgtgtgtgtgtgtgtgtgtgtgtgtgtgtgtgtgtgtgtgtgtgtgtgtgtgtgtgtgtgtgtgtgtgtgtgtgtgtgtgtgtgtgtgtgtgtgtgtgtgtgtgtgtgtgtgtgttaataatCTTCTCTTTCCAGGCTTTTGAGGAAAAAATAAGATCTcttcagcaacattattcatCAGCCTCTCATCACAGCCCTACATCTGGTAACAACAATATTTGAGTTCAGCAGACACTGGATAGTTGTGGAACACACTATGTGAAGCACTGCCAGTccacaaacagtaaaaacatcctGAAAAGATTTTATGTTGCAGCCACTCATTGTTTTCCTTGTAGCTTCATTATGATGCTTGTGAAACTCACTAGTTCACAAGTCATTTCATTGATAAATTATATCACCACATTACAGTCAAAGAGTTTTCAGATCTCCCTGCTTCTAGCCGCATAAATATAGTTAATAAAGAAAGACTAACTGTGACAACAGAATGTGGAAAACTGATTATCGTTATGTAACAAGTTTGAAGTTTACAAGCTGGCTGCTTACAAAAATGGGACTCATTCTTAAAAGCTGGCTAGTTTAATATCCATCTCTTGTAACGGTGTGAAATTTGTTCTTTATGGTCTAAAATGTGGAAAGTCACCAGGATAGGCCTTGTAAAATATTGAGACTTTCATATAGTTATAGTAATTTGCATACCCGAAAgaagtttacttgaaataacAGAAACTTCAAAACAAGGAGAAAGCTTGGCTGTATCTCACTATTGTAATAGCTTTCATTGAattcagcaaaacaaatgtAGTCGAGCTaaagttcttttaaaaaatagatacTATGATTTAACTAACCTTGTTTCACCTTGttataattttcttgccacagtgattttgttgtcttttccaTTAGAAATGCCCAGAGATGACTTCCACGGCAGCAGAGCTCCATCTCCTCAGATGAGCCTGACTGGCCTCTCTGAGGAATCAACACGTGAGGCTGAGAAGTGGCTCACTGACCTCTTCCAATCCTCTGGCACTGTTACCATCTGTAACAACTTCATCCAGCACTTCAGCGAGGAAGAATATTGGCAGCTGACTCGTCTGCACAAAAGGGGTGTCTCCATCGAGGAGTTTCTTGCCAAGGGTCATGCATGCATAAATATAAGCGGGGATTCTCGGGAAGATGTTGTAATGGCTGCGTTGCAGGTGGAGGCCATGCTCTGCACCATCCAGAAGAAGTTTGTCTCAGAGGAAGAGTCTGAATTGCAAACTTTGACGGCTAATAAAGTGTCCTTTCCTAAAAGAACGGTACTTGACTATTCAAGCCAAGAGTTTTCAGACAGACAGCCTGCCTTCAAAAATCATTGGCCGAGAATATTAAAGGTACATTATGTATAAATGTAGCATGCTTGATGTTGTCATAGGACACTAGTTTTGTGATTTGGTTAATATCACAGTTTGAGTTTCAAACGGGATGCACTCTTTCCTCAAACTGAGAAGTGTTGATACTAATTTATGTAAAATTCTGTGTAAGTGTCTCTTTTGAGGCACTGCATGACCAGTGATATACTTGACTTTTAGGTGGAGAAAGTGGAGAACTCTAcgctggagctgctgtttgaCCTCAAGAAAAAACAGCTGGGCACCTCCACTCCTCAAAGAATGTTTCAACGCATACCTGCACAGTTCTGTGAAATGGTCAGCCAAGTTGGATTCCATGCAGAGTGTGCACCACCTGAAGGTATGATGATGATGCTACAATAAGCATTAATGATCATTGACACATACAGACAGGTGACCAGTTACAGGAAATACAAACATGAATTGTCTTAGTGATGTGTTGTCAACTTGTGCTgtcagaacagcttcagtgctcCTTGGCATTGATTCCACAAGTACCTAGAACTCTTCCGAATTGATCCAATAGATGTTCCCTCATTTGGGGTTTTGATGATGATGGCGGAGAGTGCTGTCTAGTACATTGTTTGAAAATATCTCATAGTTAGACTGTGACTGCAAAGGCCATAGCATATGCCATTCAGTCACTCGTCATGCCTTATAGACATGGTACCACCCTCTTGGAAGAGACCACTGTCCATCATTGTACACGTTTCATCAtaggataaaggtgatcactcagaacaagTTTACATTGACTCGCAGTAACCTTTCCCTCAAAGGGGACAGAAAATAATCCAAACCATAATGAAAGTATAACAGAGACACTGGATCCCCTAGCTTTTGGGGCCAAGGgttattttttccctttaattaTTAACTTTTCTGAACATAACATCAAAGTGAGAAGGGATATAAAGATGTAAACTTACAGTTATTAATCTCCCTCTGCATATAGATCCAGCATATGGTGATGGCATCTACTTCACTAGTACTGTGATGGCGGCCATGAAAACGTggaaggagaggaatgaagagTATCTTTACTTTGTGGAGGCTGAGGTGCTGACAGGAGACTCCTGCCCTGGTAAACCAGGTCTCATTCTGCCACCCGCCAAAGGGAAAGATCCCCACATTTTATATGACAGTGTGACTGGAGGCACTGATGTCACTGTCATATTTAGTGGCTATCAAGCTCTGCCCAGGTACATTATCACCTGTAAGAAGAGATAGATTTCTCTAAATAAGCTTGAGTACATCCTTTGCAAACACATTTACTACTAGAAAGAAATGACTGTTTGCAGTATTTCTTGTAACCACACGATGGAGATTAGTATCGTAAAGTTATAAAGAAATCACAGATGTTAGGTTTATTTTTCTTACAGTTAAAATTTATGTAACTGCAGTAGTAGCTTGAGTTTCTTTTGTGGTGACTGACGTACGTTATATAGCAGCACTGGTATTGCAAGGAGTGGCTTAATCATTTATGTATCAACCAGTGATCCAGCTTTACAAATGTGATGTCTTATAGCAGCAATATTATACTTTGTTCATTGGTGTAGGTTGTGTGTTTAGGGGCACAAAATGATTCCGTATCAGTAAACCTCATTAAAGCAACAAATCATTCAGAACTGGCTTCATTTAGTTTAGAACAAGACTACAATGTTATTCTTCATCTAACACATACAAAGTTTTTGGTGACAGGAATGTAGACTACATGAGAGCAGCAACAAATGTAATAATTGTAAAATACACCATGATTGTCAAGTccactgaaatgacaaaatttgcCATGTGAGCACAGGACACACGTGGGgcagatagattttttttttttttgaagacttGTATTGAATCATTCTGTATTTTGTAATTAAGTTTCAACTACttaataaaaaatggaaaaagtgcTTGAAGAAGCCCAACTTGGTCTACTAATAGTGGATATTTGAAACTCAGCACAACAAAACCTCATCAGCTGCGtggatttaattaaattaattgcAATTTACTTtatacaaaatgaaataaatgtttaaaggcTAGGATTTTATACATGACATGATCAACAAAACATCCCCTGTAATCATAATGATACAATAACTGCTAGAAACAGTCTACTGACCATCAAAGTTCATCACCTTTGAACTTTTAGAAATTGTATGACAATGAACACAAAATCCCTCTGCGTCTATTTACTGGAGCTTTCAGCTGCTTTCCAGTATATTTAGTTGGCATTTTTAGCTGCCACCTAAGTGGAATTTAGGGGTTCATActaatatttacagaaaaagaaatcttCACTGTATTGTAGCAGTGCTGAAGAAACAGTGAGTGCCTCTGTTTAAACAACACTTGAGATACATTGGAGAAATGTTCCATCTTTAATCTGTAAccattatttttacaaaaatatgtatGACAATAATagttgacattaaaatgaaaaaaacccacatttctaaacacaacagaaagtatGACCAGATATCAGCACGTGTTTGTGTATTTCAGGTGTATTTTATCACTAGCAATATTGTCACATGGGAATGATTGTCTGTGTAACTGTTACAGCTAATAAATTGTAGACAAAGCACCCTCAAATGTTTTGACATCTACAGCAGTAAGCTAATTACATGTAACTGTAATATCGACTGAtttcaacaataaaacaaagaccATTTAGCATGTCGACAGAAACAAGGACCACTCCAGTGCATGTTGGAATGGTGCTACATTCAAGGAATAATCTCGTACCCTGGTATGTAAACTTCCTATGGTGCAATATTGACAAATACAAGCAAGCTACCATGATGAGCAGAGAGTGTGGGGTCTACCAGGGCGGGTTGTTTGTAAAGTGGGTGGTAGTTCTCATCGTAATGACATCTGAGACTACAACCTCAACAGCAGCTGCCCGCAGTAACATGTTGGGTAGATAAATGTGGCACATCTCTCTGTGTAAATAATATTACCCAGGTTGGTCATAGACCTATCAatataaagttgttttttctccaGTGTGAATAGTTTGAGACAGTAAATCTTTATTTGTGACTGACATGTATGGCTGCACTTTGTCTTCTAAAACTGCTCAGACTGCAGGCCCTGCCTTCTACTCTTTCTATATTAACTATAGGACAACCTTTACCCATATGTGGCTAATAAACCCTGCACAGTATAGCCATCAACACTTAGAAGCACATATTTATGTCAGCTGGTCCCTGACTCCAATAGATTTAAATTACAGTCCTTAATCCACACCCGCACTCAGTCTCAAGATGCAGAGTCACAAATACAAACCCGATCTCTGCTCTCATACGAATGTAAACACATGTAACGCAATCACTCTGTGCATTCAGCTATCTCTGTGCCATCTACGAGCAGCGTGTGAATGATGCCGTCTCGTCTCTTCCCGCTGCTCACAGCTTTCACACAGCAGTTGTGTTCCCCGAGTGtaaagtgtgtttctgtgccGTCATCCACAAACTCCCCCTGTAGAcgcaaatgacaaaagtgtttaTGAAGAGTAATATTTTAAGGTCTTGATCTTCTTCCtatgcagaaaatgaagaacCACTGGGCCTTAGCGGTCACttttggtaaattttaaaaaaaacaaaacaaaaaaaaacggtgCTTTAGATTTCCCTACAGGGAATGATGTAAATGACATATACCCTactgtgcaaaagtttggggcaATGCAggcagtcgtttccagctagaatagtcatttaccacattaacaatgtctagactttatttctgattaatttaatgctatcttcattgaaaaaaaaacatttttctttcaaaaataaggccatttctaagtgaccccaaacttttaaacggtagtatACGTTCTTAAATGAAATACTACATCCTTTATTTATCTGTGCTGTGGTCAACCACTCATTCAAACACACTCATCCTTTGATTGTACTTTCACACTGGGGTAACAAATTATAAAATCAGAACAATGCAAAAAGTTTctgtcctgaaaaaaaaaaacatacaatataAAAATTTCACATCTGATCATACGAAATGGGTTATTGCGCAACAAATCAGAGTCAAGTGGCTTATGTTAACTTACTGCAGTCTCAATCCTGTCTCCATTACACCACACATCCATTGTGTCTTTCTCTGAAAGAAAGTAAACAGACGCTGAATCGATTGTAAATGACTGTTGGCCTGTAAAAAGAATGCAGTGTGACTGACAGCTAACAGCTGCTAAACAACTCACAGTATGTGTTCAGCCAGCTTTGAGCTGTTTGTTTCTATTGCTGTTAGGTTTTGGTTTCAGGGTATCTGATTATCTTGTGGTTTCCCAGACTAAGCAGAACAACACTGCCCTGACTCGTCTCTGTTCTGTGCCTTAAATTACTTGCAGGACTTGGCGTGATGGCTTTGTCTTCTAAAAATAgcaaatacactgctcaaaaaaatgaaaggaacactttttaatccaAGTATTGCATCAAGTCAGTTAAACTTCtggaatactgatctggtcaagtaagtaacagcGGTGGTTTTCCATCAGTCTCAGTTGCCTTGGTGTTAATGAAATTAACAAgaggtgcactagaggggtaacaatgagacaacccccaaaacaggaatggtTTTGCAGGtaaaggccactgacattttttccctcctaatgttttctgactgtttttctctaattttgcatttggctaAAGTCAGTGTCACTACTGGCAGCATGAGGCCATATCTGCACCCTAAAtgcagtccaactcctccaggatggcacatcaatacgtGCCATCGCCAGAAGGTTTCCTGTGTCTCCCGCACAGTCTCAaaagcatggaggagattccatgAGACAGTCAGTTACTCTAGGACAGGGCTGTAGAAGGTCCTCGACCCATCGGCAGGataggtatctgctcctttgtgcaaggaggcaCAGGATGAGCACCGCCAGaactctacaaaatgacctccagcaggcCACTGGTCTGACTGCAGAGTCACTCCAACAACAGTTCTCTGCTCACAACTCCGCTTCTGTCTGGAAAGGCTTGCAAAAAACAACCAATTACAAGCCATTGTCCACCCACTCCACCAACGACCTGCACCAAGCAAACCAGTTCAACGAGTTCTACAGTCGCTTTGACAGGCAATGGCCAGCTGACGACCCCATCTCCCCACTTCACACCTCCAGCCCACCTCTTCACACCGGCCCCATTCCCCACACCTCAACTCCAGACCCCCCCGCCCAGAAACCCAGCTTAAAGAGACGTTAACAGGCTATTCAAGAGGCAGAACCCCTGCAAAGCAGCAGGACCTgactctgtctccccctccacCTTGAAACACTGTGCTGATCAACTGTCTCCAGTCTTCACTTACATCTTTAATGAATCACTGGAGACATGCCACATTCCAGCCTGTTTCAAGACCTCCACCATCATCCCTGTCCCGAAGAAGCCAAGACCCACTGGACTTAACGATTACAGACCTGTTGACTATAATCATTACTACTGCGTAGTAACTGTACATACCTTGTCTATTTTATCCATATT
It includes:
- the parp9 gene encoding protein mono-ADP-ribosyltransferase PARP9, which translates into the protein MDSKLDIPLHGYSLNIVKRRGHGLSDILSCKFGCVATFEGVDFERDRSIASLTVAPEKRCTFSLPMGVQVSVWKADLTKFKVDAVVNAANSHLQHCGGLAQALSEAGGPRIQKECDDYVNKHGKLETGDAMISGAGTLQCNKIIHAVGPDLSKYPTKSEMSQAKSLLEKAIKSILNKVKENNLKTVAIPAISSGLFHYPLPECADTIVSTVKRYYQSSYSKGHRLKEIFFVNHDEPTVKEMERACHQILANQKPMSYSQATGSASRGPANTPPPTVQIGKVLLKLRKDKLEEQQTDIIVNTASPDGNLSSGRISGVLLQKAGDGMQKEMDKAHKNGQVIPTKSYKLPCKEVYHTFCIEKWHHKANEILFNSVLECLQRAAASRHKSIAFPAIGTGALGFTKPESARIMLDAVALFARSCQRMMEVHFVIFPYDDDTFQAFEEKIRSLQQHYSSASHHSPTSEMPRDDFHGSRAPSPQMSLTGLSEESTREAEKWLTDLFQSSGTVTICNNFIQHFSEEEYWQLTRLHKRGVSIEEFLAKGHACINISGDSREDVVMAALQVEAMLCTIQKKFVSEEESELQTLTANKVSFPKRTVLDYSSQEFSDRQPAFKNHWPRILKVEKVENSTLELLFDLKKKQLGTSTPQRMFQRIPAQFCEMVSQVGFHAECAPPEDPAYGDGIYFTSTVMAAMKTWKERNEEYLYFVEAEVLTGDSCPGKPGLILPPAKGKDPHILYDSVTGGTDVTVIFSGYQALPRYIITCKKR